A genomic region of Bernardetia sp. ABR2-2B contains the following coding sequences:
- the trxA gene encoding thioredoxin, whose protein sequence is MDVKPSFQDIIQSETPVLVDFYADWCGPCQAMTPVITDFSSEMGEKVKVVKINVDNNPAVASTFNVRGIPTFIVFKNGEAVSRQSGMMPLAGLRSMVEPHLVK, encoded by the coding sequence ATGGACGTTAAGCCATCATTTCAAGATATTATTCAATCAGAAACACCTGTTTTAGTAGATTTTTATGCAGACTGGTGTGGACCTTGTCAAGCAATGACACCTGTGATTACTGATTTTTCTTCTGAAATGGGAGAAAAAGTAAAAGTAGTCAAAATAAATGTAGATAATAATCCTGCTGTTGCTTCTACTTTCAATGTACGAGGAATTCCTACTTTTATTGTCTTTAAGAATGGCGAAGCAGTTTCTCGTCAGTCGGGTATGATGCCTCTCGCAGGTCTTCGCTCAATGGTAGAGCCTCACTTAGTAAAGTAA